One Paracidovorax avenae ATCC 19860 genomic region harbors:
- the kynU gene encoding kynureninase, translated as MTTLDDCRALDAHDPLRPLRGHFQLPDGVIYLDGNSLGVLPKAAPARIAEVVAQEWGTDLIRSWNSASWFDLPQRLGNQLAPLIGAGAGEVVCTDSTSINLYKVLSAALNIAREDAPARRRIVSERSNFPTDLYIAEGLCRERGLELVLVEPEEIPAALTGDVAVLMLTHVNYRTGAMHDMAAVTAAAHAQGILCVWDLAHSAGAVPVDLRGAGADFSIGCGYKYLNGGPGAPAFVWVHPRHADRFWQPLSGWWGHAAPFAFTPDYQPAPGISRYLCGTQPIISLSALQCGLDVFTAAQPLGGMQALRAKSLALTDLFIRLVEERCAGHGLGLATPREHARRGSQVCLTRDEGQGVDGQGSGAYAIVQALIARGVIGDFRKGDGGQGPHKDILRFGLTPLYLGFEDVWNAVEHLRAVLDGGEWRRPEFNQQHAVT; from the coding sequence ATGACGACACTCGACGATTGCCGCGCCCTGGATGCGCACGACCCGCTGCGCCCCCTGCGCGGCCATTTCCAGCTGCCCGACGGGGTGATCTACCTGGATGGCAACTCCCTGGGCGTGCTGCCGAAGGCCGCCCCCGCGCGCATCGCCGAGGTGGTGGCGCAGGAATGGGGCACCGACCTGATCCGCTCATGGAACAGCGCCAGCTGGTTCGACCTGCCGCAGCGCCTGGGCAACCAGCTCGCGCCGCTGATCGGTGCCGGGGCGGGCGAAGTCGTCTGCACGGACAGCACCTCCATCAACCTCTACAAGGTGCTGAGCGCCGCGCTGAACATCGCACGCGAGGATGCGCCCGCGCGCCGCCGCATCGTGAGCGAGCGCAGCAACTTTCCCACCGATCTCTACATCGCCGAAGGCCTGTGCCGCGAGCGCGGCCTGGAGCTGGTGCTGGTGGAACCCGAAGAGATTCCTGCCGCGCTCACCGGCGACGTGGCGGTGCTGATGCTCACGCACGTCAATTACCGCACGGGCGCGATGCACGACATGGCGGCCGTCACCGCCGCGGCGCATGCGCAGGGCATCCTCTGCGTGTGGGACCTCGCGCACAGTGCCGGTGCGGTGCCGGTGGACCTGCGCGGCGCGGGCGCGGACTTCTCGATCGGCTGCGGCTACAAATACCTCAATGGCGGTCCCGGCGCCCCGGCGTTCGTCTGGGTGCATCCTCGCCATGCCGACCGTTTCTGGCAGCCGCTGTCGGGCTGGTGGGGCCACGCAGCGCCGTTCGCGTTCACGCCGGACTACCAGCCGGCCCCCGGCATCTCCCGCTACCTGTGCGGCACCCAGCCCATCATCAGCCTCTCGGCACTGCAATGCGGGCTGGACGTGTTCACCGCCGCGCAGCCGCTGGGCGGAATGCAGGCGCTGCGCGCGAAATCGCTCGCGCTGACGGACCTGTTCATCCGCCTGGTGGAAGAGCGCTGCGCAGGCCACGGCCTGGGCCTGGCGACGCCCCGCGAGCATGCGCGGCGCGGCTCGCAGGTGTGCCTGACGCGCGACGAGGGCCAGGGCGTGGACGGCCAGGGCAGCGGCGCCTATGCCATCGTGCAGGCGTTGATCGCGCGCGGCGTGATCGGCGACTTCCGCAAGGGCGATGGCGGCCAGGGGCCGCACAAGGACATCCTGCGCTTCGGCCTCACCCCGCTCTACCTCGGCTTCGAGGACGTGTGGAATGCCGTGGA